The proteins below are encoded in one region of Pomacea canaliculata isolate SZHN2017 linkage group LG7, ASM307304v1, whole genome shotgun sequence:
- the LOC112567702 gene encoding uncharacterized protein LOC112567702 isoform X1, which produces MRTDLLIHLSVCLFLIMHNLISGNQICSKLEFVQGSKKIVTVEGSVVNLTFYLDTKQCSTNQTRYDIKVSRENNGRHTDICKIILDKTCTVSRYSVGCSCLAPLGPMLFSRNVTSDDNNTVYVWKWGGFSPGEERRITFETTSAAAKTDRVQGIESKNDNSMVVVISTTGACLVVITAVVITFIACCRRVAERGFDETRVRHGGNKGIIVSYTPDTPPTGKTVGDPGRDTYEEIEDAPKPHGRCRVSLRTGVSLPPIPVSHLYVETPCSTPGSQREIQEHSVEYLHPLVVAGTRAEEMAEFRVVSCAQSQAHYRPLSSSM; this is translated from the exons ATGAGGACCGACCTGCTCATCcacttgtctgtgtgtctcttcCTTATTATGCATAATCTGATTAGTGGTAATCAGATAT GTTCAAAGCTTGAATTTGTGCAAGGGTCAAAAAAAATCGTAACTGTGGAAGGTAGTGTTGTCAACCTCACCTTCTACCTGGACACAAAACAGTGCTCGACTAATCAGACTCGCTACGACATCAAAGTCTCCAGGGAAAACAACGGTCGGCACACAGACATCTGTAAAATTATTCTGGATAAAACATGCACGGTGTCTCGTTACTCAGTAGGATGCTCCTGTCTCGCCCCACTCGGCCCCATGCTGTTCTCCAGGAATGTGACCAGCGATGACAACAACACTGTGTACGTGTGGAAATGGGGCGGCTTTTCTCCAGGGGAGGAGAGAAGAATAACATTTGAAACTACCA gtGCTGCAGCTAAGACAGATCGCGTTCAGGGCATCGAGTCCAAGAACGACAACTCGATGGTTGTGGTCATCAGCACGACTGGTGCGTGTCTGGTGGTCATCACCGCTGTCGTCATAACCTTCATCGCATGCTGCAGGAGAG TAGCTGAAAGAGGGTTTGATGAAACACGCGTAAGGCACGGAGGCAACAAAGGTATCATCGTCTCATACACCCCAGACACCCCACCCACAGGCAAAACCGTCGGCGACCCAGGAAGAGACACTTATGAAGAAATTGAGGATGCTCCAAAGCCGCATGGGCGATGTAGAG TGAGCCTCAGGACCGGAGTGAGTCTGCCCCCCATCCCTGTGTCCCACCTGTACGTTGAGACACCCTGCTCCACCCCGGGTAGCCAGCGTGAGATACAGGAACACTCAGTGGAGTACCTGCACCCACTGGTGGTGGCTGGCACGCGAGCCGAGGAAATGGCGGAGTTCCGAGTGGTGAGCTGTGCTCAGTCCCAGGCCCACTACCGCCCGCTCAGTAGCTCCATGTAG
- the LOC112567702 gene encoding uncharacterized protein LOC112567702 isoform X2 produces the protein MRTDLLIHLSVCLFLIMHNLISGNQICSKLEFVQGSKKIVTVEGSVVNLTFYLDTKQCSTNQTRYDIKVSRENNGRHTDICKIILDKTCTVSRYSVGCSCLAPLGPMLFSRNVTSDDNNTVYVWKWGGFSPGEERRITFETTSAAAKTDRVQGIESKNDNSMVVVISTTGACLVVITAVVITFIACCRRAERGFDETRVRHGGNKGIIVSYTPDTPPTGKTVGDPGRDTYEEIEDAPKPHGRCRVSLRTGVSLPPIPVSHLYVETPCSTPGSQREIQEHSVEYLHPLVVAGTRAEEMAEFRVVSCAQSQAHYRPLSSSM, from the exons ATGAGGACCGACCTGCTCATCcacttgtctgtgtgtctcttcCTTATTATGCATAATCTGATTAGTGGTAATCAGATAT GTTCAAAGCTTGAATTTGTGCAAGGGTCAAAAAAAATCGTAACTGTGGAAGGTAGTGTTGTCAACCTCACCTTCTACCTGGACACAAAACAGTGCTCGACTAATCAGACTCGCTACGACATCAAAGTCTCCAGGGAAAACAACGGTCGGCACACAGACATCTGTAAAATTATTCTGGATAAAACATGCACGGTGTCTCGTTACTCAGTAGGATGCTCCTGTCTCGCCCCACTCGGCCCCATGCTGTTCTCCAGGAATGTGACCAGCGATGACAACAACACTGTGTACGTGTGGAAATGGGGCGGCTTTTCTCCAGGGGAGGAGAGAAGAATAACATTTGAAACTACCA gtGCTGCAGCTAAGACAGATCGCGTTCAGGGCATCGAGTCCAAGAACGACAACTCGATGGTTGTGGTCATCAGCACGACTGGTGCGTGTCTGGTGGTCATCACCGCTGTCGTCATAACCTTCATCGCATGCTGCAGGAGAG CTGAAAGAGGGTTTGATGAAACACGCGTAAGGCACGGAGGCAACAAAGGTATCATCGTCTCATACACCCCAGACACCCCACCCACAGGCAAAACCGTCGGCGACCCAGGAAGAGACACTTATGAAGAAATTGAGGATGCTCCAAAGCCGCATGGGCGATGTAGAG TGAGCCTCAGGACCGGAGTGAGTCTGCCCCCCATCCCTGTGTCCCACCTGTACGTTGAGACACCCTGCTCCACCCCGGGTAGCCAGCGTGAGATACAGGAACACTCAGTGGAGTACCTGCACCCACTGGTGGTGGCTGGCACGCGAGCCGAGGAAATGGCGGAGTTCCGAGTGGTGAGCTGTGCTCAGTCCCAGGCCCACTACCGCCCGCTCAGTAGCTCCATGTAG
- the LOC112567698 gene encoding uncharacterized protein LOC112567698 isoform X4, giving the protein MLRLLQRMAIIQLLQVLLLMAFVMTNFPESKSLPQAAKQKTTCGIRRLDAFDMMLTCYFHDNISALQIEFTVYLYKQKQQSPKTVVSCSWTPEFFCYVASGYKYEDDIVVHHDHTNIRILHANTEHVGTYSCQVMGESDSGNCSLTEEKPPPTLSSPVPYTELTLRTNNVQTTTPTSVVSSDQQTQSSDEQSSAVSEPIAAKEAREEKEHKDTETQGNTVIHVVPSVVLSAVLIGIIIAVIVVLCRRRIQKTRTVRKENDTRETESIKLMGERQPDECHNESPPPIPGDHEDCPTTGSHLTDGGEDKQQTRRNFPLCSEESAHQQGPEVKTRSEEDDDSCLETANKCLVDEPSDLVEKTGIQERGDDDIQDDERNVDGGLLELQQTHSHIDAPKKFNKEEEEDSPVTETALTTGRVKVREVQ; this is encoded by the exons GCTGCTCCAGAGAATGGCGATCATCCAGCTTTTGCAGGTTTTGCTGCTGATGGCGTTTGTTATGACAAATTTTCCGGAATCCAAGAGTTTACCACAAG cagcaaaacagaaaacaacatgtGGGATCCGTCGTCTGGACGCCTTTGACATGATGCTGACCTGCTACTTCCACGACAACATTAGTGCTCTCCAGATAGAGTTCACTGTGTATCTCtataaacaaaagcaacaaagcCCAA AGACGGTGGTATCGTGCAGCTGGACTCCGGAGTTCTTCTGTTACGTGGCGTCTGGGTACAAGTACGAGGACGACATTGTTGTTCACCATGATCACACCAACATCCGGATACTCCACGCGAACACCGAGCATGTTGGGACATACAGCTGTCAGGTGATGGGCGAGAGCGATTCTGGAAATTGCAGTCTTACCGAGGAAAAAC CTCCACCGACTTTGTCATCACCTGTTCCGTACACAGAGCTGACCTTAAGGACTAATAATG TACAAACCACAACACCAACATCTGTAGTCTCTAGCGATCAACAGACGCAAAGTTCAGATGAGCAGAGTTCAGCCGTTAGTGAGCCTATTGCTGCCAAAG AAGCGAGAGAAGAGAAGGAACACAAGGATACAGAAACCCAGGGCAACACTGTGATTCATGTGGTTCCTTCTGTGGTTTTGTCTGCTGTACTAATTGGCATTATCATTGCTGTAATCGTCGTGCTATGTAGGAGGAG aatacagaaaacaagaacTGTTCGTAAAGAGAACGACACCCGGGAAACAGAGTCCATAAAGCTGATGGGTGAAAG GCAACCAGATGAATGTCACAATGAAAGCCCACCACCCATACCTGGGGATCACGAAGACTGTCCAACTACTGGCAGTCACCTGACAGATGGAGGGGAAGACAAACAGCAGACACG gagaaactTTCCCCTGTGTAGTGAAGAGTCTGCGCACCAGCAAGGACCCGAAGTaaagacgaggtctgaagaagATGACGACTCTTGTCTTGAAACTGCCAATAAGTGTCTCGTTGATGAACCGTCAGACCTTGTTGAAAA AACCGGGATTCAGGAACGAGGTGACGATGATATTCAAGATGATGAGAGAAATGTTGATGGGGGCCTTCTAGAATTACAACAAACTCACAG
- the LOC112567698 gene encoding uncharacterized protein LOC112567698 isoform X5 encodes MAIIQLLQVLLLMAFVMTNFPESKSLPQAAKQKTTCGIRRLDAFDMMLTCYFHDNISALQIEFTVYLYKQKQQSPKTVVSCSWTPEFFCYVASGYKYEDDIVVHHDHTNIRILHANTEHVGTYSCQVMGESDSGNCSLTEEKPPPTLSSPVPYTELTLRTNNVQTTTPTSVVSSDQQTQSSDEQSSAVSEPIAAKEAREEKEHKDTETQGNTVIHVVPSVVLSAVLIGIIIAVIVVLCRRRIQKTRTVRKENDTRETESIKLMGERQPDECHNESPPPIPGDHEDCPTTGSHLTDGGEDKQQTRRNFPLCSEESAHQQGPEVKTRSEEDDDSCLETANKCLVDEPSDLVEKTGIQERGDDDIQDDERNVDGGLLELQQTHSHIDAPKKFNKEEEEDSPVTETALTTGRVKVREVQ; translated from the exons ATGGCGATCATCCAGCTTTTGCAGGTTTTGCTGCTGATGGCGTTTGTTATGACAAATTTTCCGGAATCCAAGAGTTTACCACAAG cagcaaaacagaaaacaacatgtGGGATCCGTCGTCTGGACGCCTTTGACATGATGCTGACCTGCTACTTCCACGACAACATTAGTGCTCTCCAGATAGAGTTCACTGTGTATCTCtataaacaaaagcaacaaagcCCAA AGACGGTGGTATCGTGCAGCTGGACTCCGGAGTTCTTCTGTTACGTGGCGTCTGGGTACAAGTACGAGGACGACATTGTTGTTCACCATGATCACACCAACATCCGGATACTCCACGCGAACACCGAGCATGTTGGGACATACAGCTGTCAGGTGATGGGCGAGAGCGATTCTGGAAATTGCAGTCTTACCGAGGAAAAAC CTCCACCGACTTTGTCATCACCTGTTCCGTACACAGAGCTGACCTTAAGGACTAATAATG TACAAACCACAACACCAACATCTGTAGTCTCTAGCGATCAACAGACGCAAAGTTCAGATGAGCAGAGTTCAGCCGTTAGTGAGCCTATTGCTGCCAAAG AAGCGAGAGAAGAGAAGGAACACAAGGATACAGAAACCCAGGGCAACACTGTGATTCATGTGGTTCCTTCTGTGGTTTTGTCTGCTGTACTAATTGGCATTATCATTGCTGTAATCGTCGTGCTATGTAGGAGGAG aatacagaaaacaagaacTGTTCGTAAAGAGAACGACACCCGGGAAACAGAGTCCATAAAGCTGATGGGTGAAAG GCAACCAGATGAATGTCACAATGAAAGCCCACCACCCATACCTGGGGATCACGAAGACTGTCCAACTACTGGCAGTCACCTGACAGATGGAGGGGAAGACAAACAGCAGACACG gagaaactTTCCCCTGTGTAGTGAAGAGTCTGCGCACCAGCAAGGACCCGAAGTaaagacgaggtctgaagaagATGACGACTCTTGTCTTGAAACTGCCAATAAGTGTCTCGTTGATGAACCGTCAGACCTTGTTGAAAA AACCGGGATTCAGGAACGAGGTGACGATGATATTCAAGATGATGAGAGAAATGTTGATGGGGGCCTTCTAGAATTACAACAAACTCACAG
- the LOC112567698 gene encoding uncharacterized protein LOC112567698 isoform X6, with product MAIIQLLQVLLLMAFVMTNFPESKSLPQAKQKTTCGIRRLDAFDMMLTCYFHDNISALQIEFTVYLYKQKQQSPKTVVSCSWTPEFFCYVASGYKYEDDIVVHHDHTNIRILHANTEHVGTYSCQVMGESDSGNCSLTEEKPPPTLSSPVPYTELTLRTNNVQTTTPTSVVSSDQQTQSSDEQSSAVSEPIAAKEAREEKEHKDTETQGNTVIHVVPSVVLSAVLIGIIIAVIVVLCRRRIQKTRTVRKENDTRETESIKLMGERQPDECHNESPPPIPGDHEDCPTTGSHLTDGGEDKQQTRRNFPLCSEESAHQQGPEVKTRSEEDDDSCLETANKCLVDEPSDLVEKTGIQERGDDDIQDDERNVDGGLLELQQTHSHIDAPKKFNKEEEEDSPVTETALTTGRVKVREVQ from the exons ATGGCGATCATCCAGCTTTTGCAGGTTTTGCTGCTGATGGCGTTTGTTATGACAAATTTTCCGGAATCCAAGAGTTTACCACAAG caaaacagaaaacaacatgtGGGATCCGTCGTCTGGACGCCTTTGACATGATGCTGACCTGCTACTTCCACGACAACATTAGTGCTCTCCAGATAGAGTTCACTGTGTATCTCtataaacaaaagcaacaaagcCCAA AGACGGTGGTATCGTGCAGCTGGACTCCGGAGTTCTTCTGTTACGTGGCGTCTGGGTACAAGTACGAGGACGACATTGTTGTTCACCATGATCACACCAACATCCGGATACTCCACGCGAACACCGAGCATGTTGGGACATACAGCTGTCAGGTGATGGGCGAGAGCGATTCTGGAAATTGCAGTCTTACCGAGGAAAAAC CTCCACCGACTTTGTCATCACCTGTTCCGTACACAGAGCTGACCTTAAGGACTAATAATG TACAAACCACAACACCAACATCTGTAGTCTCTAGCGATCAACAGACGCAAAGTTCAGATGAGCAGAGTTCAGCCGTTAGTGAGCCTATTGCTGCCAAAG AAGCGAGAGAAGAGAAGGAACACAAGGATACAGAAACCCAGGGCAACACTGTGATTCATGTGGTTCCTTCTGTGGTTTTGTCTGCTGTACTAATTGGCATTATCATTGCTGTAATCGTCGTGCTATGTAGGAGGAG aatacagaaaacaagaacTGTTCGTAAAGAGAACGACACCCGGGAAACAGAGTCCATAAAGCTGATGGGTGAAAG GCAACCAGATGAATGTCACAATGAAAGCCCACCACCCATACCTGGGGATCACGAAGACTGTCCAACTACTGGCAGTCACCTGACAGATGGAGGGGAAGACAAACAGCAGACACG gagaaactTTCCCCTGTGTAGTGAAGAGTCTGCGCACCAGCAAGGACCCGAAGTaaagacgaggtctgaagaagATGACGACTCTTGTCTTGAAACTGCCAATAAGTGTCTCGTTGATGAACCGTCAGACCTTGTTGAAAA AACCGGGATTCAGGAACGAGGTGACGATGATATTCAAGATGATGAGAGAAATGTTGATGGGGGCCTTCTAGAATTACAACAAACTCACAG